Proteins from a single region of Amycolatopsis sp. CA-230715:
- a CDS encoding ABC transporter permease: MREFSIAQSGRPIFEWRWVERNAEAIVTRLTEHVSLTAAALGIGLAVSIVLAVVSLRYRWFATTANGFAGALYVIPSLGAFALLRPFFGLTFTTAVIPLASYTILILMRNIVTGIRQVPAEVREAAVGMGFTRGRLLAQVELPLALPVIVAGLRVAAVTTIGLVTVTSMLGMGGLGFFIRAGIQTTTPNPTPIIVGIVLSIALAVLVDLLLWLAGRALAPWSRKVRTR, encoded by the coding sequence TGGCGCTGGGTCGAGCGCAACGCCGAGGCGATCGTCACGCGGCTCACCGAACACGTCTCGTTGACCGCCGCGGCGCTGGGCATCGGGCTCGCGGTGTCGATCGTGCTGGCCGTCGTTTCCTTGCGGTACCGCTGGTTCGCCACCACCGCGAACGGTTTCGCCGGCGCGCTCTACGTCATCCCGAGCCTCGGCGCGTTCGCGTTGCTGCGGCCGTTCTTCGGACTGACGTTCACCACGGCGGTCATCCCGTTGGCGAGTTACACGATTCTCATCCTGATGCGAAACATAGTCACCGGAATCCGGCAGGTGCCAGCCGAAGTCCGGGAGGCCGCGGTCGGCATGGGATTCACCCGCGGCAGGCTGCTCGCCCAGGTGGAACTCCCGCTCGCACTGCCGGTGATCGTCGCGGGGCTCCGCGTCGCGGCGGTCACCACGATCGGGCTCGTCACCGTGACTTCGATGCTCGGCATGGGCGGGCTCGGGTTCTTCATCCGCGCCGGGATCCAGACCACCACGCCGAACCCGACGCCGATCATCGTCGGCATCGTGCTCTCGATCGCGCTGGCGGTACTGGTCGATCTCCTGCTGTGGCTGGCAGGACGCGCACTCGCGCCGTGGTCGAGGAAGGTGCGGACCCGATGA
- a CDS encoding ABC transporter permease, giving the protein MSIIDETVRWLSEPNRWSWTDPAGIPYRTVEHLEFSLLSLAVASLLTIPLALVLAHYRRGEFLASSAVNIGRAVPSFGLIILFWFLASRWDISTTFWPLLLALVALALPPLFTNTYAGVLSLEQDTVDAARGTGHTELQIMLRIELPLASPVILAGLRVAFLQLVATVAIGAIVNDGGGLGRYIVDGFALGAGGYGEIVAGGIAVIVLALVCEGVFALITRFAVPRGLALQQRSRPENPHTIAPEPN; this is encoded by the coding sequence ATGAGCATCATCGACGAAACGGTGCGCTGGCTGTCCGAGCCGAACCGCTGGAGCTGGACGGATCCGGCGGGCATTCCCTATCGGACGGTCGAGCACCTCGAGTTCTCGTTGCTGTCCCTCGCGGTCGCGTCGCTGCTGACGATCCCGCTGGCGCTCGTGCTCGCGCACTACCGGCGCGGAGAATTCCTCGCGTCGAGTGCGGTCAACATCGGACGCGCCGTCCCCAGCTTCGGGCTCATCATCCTGTTCTGGTTCCTGGCCAGCAGATGGGACATCAGCACGACCTTCTGGCCGCTGCTGCTCGCACTGGTCGCGCTCGCGCTGCCGCCGCTGTTCACCAACACCTACGCGGGCGTGCTGTCGCTGGAACAGGACACTGTGGACGCCGCGCGCGGCACCGGCCACACCGAACTCCAGATCATGCTGCGCATCGAACTCCCGCTCGCGTCGCCGGTGATCCTCGCCGGCCTGCGGGTGGCGTTCCTGCAGCTGGTGGCCACCGTCGCGATCGGCGCGATCGTCAACGACGGCGGCGGGCTCGGCCGGTACATTGTGGACGGTTTCGCACTCGGTGCGGGCGGATACGGTGAAATCGTGGCGGGCGGCATCGCGGTCATCGTGCTGGCGCTCGTGTGCGAAGGCGTGTTCGCCTTGATCACCCGGTTCGCCGTGCCGCGAGGGCTGGCGCTGCAGCAGCGGAGCCGCCCCGAAAACCCGCACACGATCGCACCCGAACCGAACTGA
- a CDS encoding YciI family protein — protein MTKYLLTMHIDPAVMANLTKEQNDDIMNGHGAFMETTKASGEFVCTFALNDPAEAVVVSESGVSKGLFLGTECFAGGCYLVDAASDERARELAALIPDTKIKGLGVEVRKFIFSDGI, from the coding sequence ATGACCAAGTACCTGCTCACGATGCACATCGACCCGGCCGTCATGGCGAATCTGACCAAGGAGCAGAACGACGACATCATGAACGGGCACGGCGCGTTCATGGAGACGACCAAGGCCAGCGGCGAGTTCGTGTGCACGTTCGCGCTCAACGACCCCGCGGAGGCCGTCGTGGTGTCGGAGTCCGGGGTGTCGAAAGGACTTTTCCTCGGCACCGAGTGCTTCGCCGGTGGCTGCTACCTGGTGGACGCCGCGTCCGACGAACGCGCGAGGGAACTGGCCGCGCTCATCCCGGACACGAAGATCAAGGGCCTCGGGGTGGAAGTCCGGAAGTTCATCTTTTCGGACGGTATCTGA
- a CDS encoding aromatic amino acid lyase — protein sequence MSDLLGAAMVDIRAIADGARVELNSAQLDVLAAGRTAVLAALASGTRPVYGVNTGMGRFADVPLTLEQQAQHQRNLLIGRAVGGPPWLPERDVRGLLAARLQDFLAPEAGVSAELVRFLADRLNDGFVPAVPRAGLGSAGEIIPLAHAFQTFAGIGTVLDGDDEIPAADALSRRGVEPYVLGPKEGVSLIQGAPLARAHAVLRGVDAARAVEVTLLCTAGAVDILGAPLAGYDPALGGADSVLTDVLGEVFALVKVAAVREGVVQAPVSARVGPRAIAHARRVLRELAETVERAVGVPADSPAFIDGEFVSTTGFHAADLGLRMDAVTAALVHLGEIGVQRLHRMLDERFTGLPAQLAAEPGPHAGLSPLHKRAAGELHALRRLAAPATVGSADTSAGQEDVQAFAPAAGEQLRAAVEHLMVVSACELLAACQADHLRGANAAAPGVRAVYAWVGETVDPVLVDRPLGPDLERLGKRLKLLDA from the coding sequence ATGAGTGACCTACTGGGGGCGGCCATGGTGGACATCCGCGCGATCGCCGACGGCGCGCGAGTGGAGTTGAACAGTGCTCAGCTCGACGTGCTCGCCGCGGGCCGCACGGCCGTGCTCGCCGCGCTGGCGAGCGGCACGCGACCCGTGTACGGCGTGAACACCGGCATGGGCCGTTTCGCCGACGTTCCGCTGACCCTGGAACAGCAGGCACAGCACCAGCGGAACCTGCTGATCGGGCGTGCGGTCGGCGGACCGCCGTGGCTGCCGGAACGCGACGTCCGAGGCTTGCTCGCGGCACGGCTGCAGGATTTCCTGGCACCGGAAGCGGGGGTGAGCGCCGAACTCGTCCGTTTTCTCGCCGACCGCCTGAACGACGGGTTCGTACCTGCCGTGCCCCGGGCGGGGCTCGGCAGCGCGGGCGAGATCATCCCGCTCGCGCACGCGTTCCAGACCTTCGCCGGGATCGGGACCGTGCTGGACGGCGATGACGAAATACCCGCCGCGGACGCGCTTTCCCGTCGTGGCGTCGAGCCGTACGTCCTCGGTCCGAAAGAAGGCGTGAGCCTGATCCAGGGCGCGCCGCTCGCGAGGGCGCACGCCGTCCTGCGGGGCGTCGATGCCGCCCGCGCGGTCGAAGTCACGTTGCTGTGCACCGCCGGTGCGGTCGACATCCTCGGTGCGCCGCTGGCCGGTTACGACCCCGCGCTCGGCGGCGCCGATTCCGTGCTCACCGACGTTCTCGGCGAGGTTTTCGCACTGGTGAAGGTTGCCGCTGTGCGCGAGGGCGTGGTGCAGGCCCCGGTGTCGGCGCGGGTCGGTCCGCGGGCGATCGCGCACGCACGCCGGGTGCTGCGCGAACTCGCGGAGACGGTCGAGCGCGCCGTGGGAGTTCCCGCGGACTCACCCGCGTTCATCGACGGCGAGTTCGTTTCGACGACCGGTTTCCACGCCGCCGACCTCGGGCTCCGGATGGACGCGGTGACCGCCGCGCTGGTCCACCTCGGCGAGATCGGTGTGCAGCGGTTGCACCGGATGCTCGACGAACGGTTCACCGGATTGCCCGCGCAGCTCGCCGCCGAACCGGGGCCGCACGCGGGGCTCTCCCCGTTGCACAAGCGCGCGGCGGGCGAGTTGCACGCGCTGCGGCGGCTCGCGGCGCCCGCCACGGTCGGTTCGGCAGACACGTCCGCGGGCCAGGAGGACGTGCAGGCGTTCGCGCCCGCGGCGGGGGAGCAGCTGCGCGCGGCGGTCGAACACCTCATGGTGGTCTCCGCGTGCGAGCTGCTCGCCGCGTGCCAGGCGGATCACCTCCGGGGCGCGAACGCGGCGGCGCCCGGCGTGCGCGCGGTCTACGCGTGGGTCGGCGAAACGGTCGACCCGGTGCTCGTGGACCGGCCGCTCGGTCCCGATCTCGAACGGCTCGGGAAAAGGCTGAAACTTCTCGACGCGTGA
- a CDS encoding ornithine cyclodeaminase family protein, which produces MTKVWMRYLSGADIDSLGITDADIVGAVEDVLADHGTGRVVFEPRTHLVPDNGGKGHFNVLRGHLSAKRVSGVKVVGDFVANFERGLPSEMALILLLDPETGMPRAIVDGTMITDARTGAMTAVGAKYLARRDAKVLGHVGARGTAWWNVVLLDSVFDFDEIRVTSKRPESRADFADRLSTRLGKPVLACETWEETLDGADILVEASRLTAPEPLLRKEFVRPGALLVPYGTISALELDLLDVVDKVVVDDWRESRSGNSAFGALRPQLDAGLLTEERVHAEIGDVVAGSKPGREDDRERVLFWHRGLSTTDLAVAHLILGRAEQAGVGTMLPYR; this is translated from the coding sequence ATGACCAAGGTGTGGATGCGGTACCTCTCCGGTGCCGACATCGACTCGCTCGGCATCACCGACGCGGACATCGTCGGCGCGGTCGAGGACGTGCTCGCCGACCACGGCACCGGGCGCGTGGTGTTCGAGCCGCGGACGCACCTCGTGCCGGACAACGGCGGCAAGGGCCATTTCAACGTGTTGCGCGGGCACTTGTCGGCGAAGCGGGTCAGCGGTGTGAAAGTGGTCGGCGACTTCGTCGCGAACTTCGAACGCGGCCTGCCCAGCGAAATGGCGCTGATCCTGCTGCTCGACCCGGAAACGGGCATGCCGCGCGCCATCGTGGACGGCACGATGATCACCGACGCCCGCACCGGCGCGATGACCGCGGTCGGCGCCAAGTACCTGGCTCGCCGCGACGCGAAGGTACTCGGGCACGTCGGTGCGCGCGGCACGGCGTGGTGGAACGTGGTGCTGCTGGACTCGGTCTTCGACTTCGACGAGATCCGGGTGACCAGCAAACGGCCGGAATCGCGCGCGGACTTCGCGGACCGCCTTTCCACGCGGCTCGGCAAACCGGTCCTGGCGTGCGAGACCTGGGAGGAGACGCTCGACGGCGCGGACATCCTGGTCGAAGCATCCCGGCTGACCGCACCGGAGCCGCTGCTGCGCAAGGAGTTCGTGCGGCCGGGCGCGTTGCTGGTGCCCTACGGCACGATCAGCGCGCTGGAGCTCGACCTGCTCGACGTGGTGGACAAGGTCGTCGTGGACGACTGGCGCGAATCGCGGTCCGGCAACTCCGCGTTCGGTGCGTTGCGGCCGCAGCTCGACGCGGGCCTGCTCACGGAGGAGCGCGTGCACGCCGAGATCGGCGACGTCGTCGCGGGCAGCAAGCCGGGCAGGGAGGACGACCGGGAACGCGTGCTGTTCTGGCATCGCGGTCTGTCCACGACGGACCTTGCGGTCGCGCACCTGATCCTCGGCAGGGCGGAGCAGGCCGGCGTCGGCACGATGCTGCCGTATCGATGA
- a CDS encoding YbaK/EbsC family protein produces the protein MTTWTIAGTLTVEPAAQRTDLLAEPVAKALAALADRNAVGVAAIDADLAGTAAFCEAYSSPLSASANCVVVAGKRSGEVRYAAALVLATTRADVNGVIKRRLDVRKASFAPMDEAVSLTGMEYGGITPVGLPADWPILIDKAVAEAPELVIGSGIRGSKLLIPGPVAASLPGAEVIDGLAR, from the coding sequence GTGACCACCTGGACCATCGCCGGAACCCTGACCGTCGAGCCCGCGGCCCAGCGCACGGACCTCCTCGCGGAGCCCGTCGCCAAGGCGCTCGCCGCACTCGCCGATCGTAACGCGGTCGGTGTCGCCGCCATCGACGCCGACCTCGCGGGCACGGCCGCGTTCTGCGAGGCGTACTCGTCGCCGCTGTCGGCGTCGGCGAACTGCGTCGTCGTCGCAGGAAAGCGCTCGGGCGAAGTGCGCTACGCCGCCGCGCTCGTGCTCGCGACCACTCGTGCCGACGTCAACGGCGTCATCAAACGCCGCCTCGACGTCCGGAAGGCGTCCTTCGCGCCGATGGACGAAGCCGTTTCGCTCACCGGCATGGAGTACGGCGGGATCACCCCGGTCGGGCTGCCCGCGGACTGGCCGATCCTGATCGACAAGGCCGTCGCCGAAGCGCCCGAACTGGTCATCGGCAGCGGGATCCGCGGCAGCAAGCTGCTCATCCCCGGCCCGGTCGCCGCGTCGCTGCCCGGTGCGGAGGTCATCGACGGCCTAGCGCGCTGA
- a CDS encoding DUF2516 family protein, which yields MPQTAFWICWVIDQLGTLAALFAFVHALLQRADAYAAADRKTKPLWLAITGGATVIMGLTGFWGNGTIFWLAGMVASLVYIVDVRPKLIEVQRGGRNW from the coding sequence GTGCCGCAAACCGCCTTTTGGATCTGCTGGGTCATCGACCAGCTCGGAACACTGGCGGCGTTGTTCGCGTTCGTGCACGCCCTGCTGCAGCGCGCCGACGCCTACGCCGCGGCCGATCGCAAGACCAAGCCCCTGTGGCTCGCGATCACCGGCGGCGCCACGGTGATCATGGGGCTGACCGGGTTCTGGGGCAACGGCACGATCTTCTGGCTCGCCGGCATGGTCGCCTCGCTCGTCTACATCGTGGACGTCCGGCCGAAGCTCATCGAGGTCCAGCGCGGCGGCCGGAACTGGTAA
- a CDS encoding helix-turn-helix domain-containing protein, with product MTEPREPATGPIDKVADIASDIGEYIRQQRSNAKISLRQLSKLAGVSNPYLSQIERGVRKPSAEILQQIAKGLRISAEALYVQAGILDLPTGGPVPEAIRSDTELSERQKQVLLDVYESFRRENQATRSARETTAPEDTAHQNPAAPNPPLNGAAPFRGVNEQ from the coding sequence ATGACAGAGCCGCGAGAGCCGGCGACCGGGCCGATCGACAAGGTCGCCGACATAGCCTCCGACATCGGCGAGTACATCCGGCAGCAGCGCAGCAACGCGAAGATCTCGCTACGCCAGCTGTCGAAACTGGCCGGCGTGTCCAACCCCTACCTAAGCCAGATCGAGCGCGGGGTGCGCAAGCCCAGCGCGGAGATCCTGCAGCAGATCGCCAAGGGACTCCGGATTTCGGCGGAGGCCCTGTACGTCCAGGCCGGAATCCTGGACCTGCCGACCGGTGGCCCCGTGCCCGAGGCGATTCGGTCGGACACCGAGCTTTCCGAGCGGCAGAAGCAGGTCCTGCTCGACGTCTACGAGTCGTTCCGCAGGGAGAACCAGGCGACGCGTTCGGCCCGAGAAACCACAGCGCCGGAAGACACGGCGCACCAAAACCCCGCGGCGCCCAACCCGCCCCTCAACGGTGCCGCGCCTTTCCGAGGAGTGAACGAACAATGA
- the tgmC gene encoding ATP-grasp peptide maturase system methyltransferase encodes MATIRRRRRLVDSLREDGALSDPRWVQAFRAVPRQLFLPRFFVADGDRWAAVQAGDDGWLDHVYRDRVLVTQLDDSPERWEVARAEGPVIGVPTCSSSMPSIMAIMLEELRVREGDRVLEIGTGTGYNAALLCARLGDANVSTVDIDPALVSSARAALRAVGYAPACQASDGALGLPAEAPFDRVLCTCAVSPIPPAWLAQTRPGGLVVTTLHRPIGAGLVRLVAGEGARGEGRVLARDGRFMPMRAHRKPASLPAARESEARTTSLPVSEVTDPSSPFEFFAGLALAGVTPRHDAGSVTFTHPDGSWATRTGNTVDQGGPRRLWDDVERAREEWKALGKPTRRRFGVTVSPRRQSFWLDRPDGPTWPLDG; translated from the coding sequence ATGGCCACGATCCGCCGTCGGCGCAGACTCGTCGACTCGCTTCGCGAAGACGGCGCGCTCTCCGACCCGCGCTGGGTCCAGGCGTTCCGCGCGGTACCGAGGCAGCTGTTCCTGCCGCGGTTCTTCGTGGCGGACGGCGATCGCTGGGCGGCCGTCCAGGCAGGCGACGACGGCTGGCTCGACCACGTCTACCGCGACCGCGTTCTGGTCACCCAGCTCGACGACTCGCCGGAACGGTGGGAAGTCGCGCGCGCCGAGGGCCCCGTCATCGGCGTCCCGACCTGTTCGTCGAGCATGCCGTCGATCATGGCGATCATGCTCGAGGAGCTCCGCGTCCGCGAAGGCGACCGCGTGCTGGAAATCGGCACCGGGACCGGGTACAACGCGGCACTGCTGTGCGCGCGGCTCGGCGACGCGAACGTGTCCACAGTGGACATCGACCCGGCGCTCGTGTCCTCGGCCCGTGCCGCACTCCGCGCGGTCGGCTACGCCCCGGCGTGCCAGGCGTCCGACGGCGCGCTCGGCCTGCCGGCCGAAGCGCCGTTCGACCGGGTGCTGTGCACCTGCGCGGTATCGCCGATCCCGCCGGCTTGGCTCGCGCAGACGAGGCCGGGCGGGCTGGTCGTGACCACACTGCACAGGCCGATCGGCGCGGGACTCGTCCGCCTCGTCGCGGGCGAGGGCGCGCGTGGCGAAGGCCGCGTGCTCGCCAGGGATGGCAGATTCATGCCGATGCGCGCGCATCGGAAACCCGCGTCCCTTCCAGCGGCGAGGGAAAGCGAGGCGCGGACGACGAGCCTGCCGGTTTCCGAAGTGACAGACCCGTCGAGCCCGTTCGAATTCTTCGCCGGCCTCGCACTGGCTGGCGTCACGCCACGACACGACGCGGGGTCGGTGACATTCACCCATCCCGACGGGTCATGGGCGACGCGAACCGGGAACACCGTCGACCAAGGCGGCCCGCGGCGACTCTGGGACGACGTCGAACGAGCCCGCGAGGAGTGGAAGGCGCTCGGGAAGCCGACCCGCCGCAGGTTCGGCGTGACGGTCAGCCCGCGGCGTCAGAGCTTTTGGCTCGACAGGCCGGACGGCCCGACCTGGCCGCTCGACGGGTGA
- a CDS encoding AAA family ATPase produces MLDLKICPVCGDRAEWPVVADDVLSCARCGHRWPFRRLPLFALTGPSGAGKSTVGPLLAKRLADRFVVLEQDVLWTAGLRDDVDGHPGFRSAWLRLAAMIHQSGRPVVLCGTVAPPEFETRPERVLFSGIHYLALVGDEATLRRRLLARPAWREWSEPRVAEMLEFATWLRDTAATMEPPVEVFDTTAEPIEAAVDHAERWVLGRWAAHPSSGQVGPSGLSSQKL; encoded by the coding sequence GTGCTCGACCTGAAGATCTGCCCGGTGTGCGGTGATCGCGCGGAATGGCCGGTCGTCGCCGACGACGTGTTGTCGTGCGCGAGATGTGGGCACCGGTGGCCGTTCCGGCGGCTACCGCTGTTCGCGCTGACCGGCCCGAGCGGCGCGGGGAAGTCGACGGTCGGCCCGCTGCTGGCCAAGCGTCTCGCCGACCGGTTCGTGGTCCTCGAACAGGACGTGCTGTGGACGGCGGGCCTTCGTGACGACGTCGACGGGCATCCCGGGTTCCGATCCGCGTGGCTCCGGCTCGCCGCGATGATCCACCAGAGCGGCAGGCCGGTGGTGCTGTGCGGCACGGTCGCGCCGCCGGAGTTCGAAACGCGGCCGGAACGCGTGCTGTTTTCGGGCATCCACTACCTGGCGCTGGTCGGTGACGAGGCGACGCTCCGGCGGCGACTGCTCGCCCGACCGGCGTGGCGGGAGTGGTCGGAACCGCGGGTCGCCGAGATGCTGGAGTTCGCCACCTGGCTGCGCGACACCGCGGCGACGATGGAACCGCCGGTCGAAGTGTTCGACACGACCGCGGAACCGATCGAGGCGGCCGTCGACCACGCGGAGCGGTGGGTGCTCGGCCGATGGGCGGCTCACCCGTCGAGCGGCCAGGTCGGGCCGTCCGGCCTGTCGAGCCAAAAGCTCTGA
- a CDS encoding TFIIB-type zinc ribbon-containing protein yields the protein MRRLIYVICPKCQNVMKTVDKGGVHIEQCEGCRGIFLDRGELEQIAGAESAYYANQAPPPYQPPAHHGGHAPTARYGHGDSPRPYRGGYGDSPGPFRGGYADSPRGYRGGYSDSPGPYGRGGHRKRRGSFLENLFD from the coding sequence ATGCGTAGGCTGATATACGTGATTTGTCCGAAGTGTCAGAACGTGATGAAGACTGTCGACAAGGGCGGCGTGCACATCGAGCAGTGCGAGGGGTGCCGCGGCATCTTCCTCGACCGCGGCGAGCTCGAGCAAATCGCCGGCGCGGAAAGCGCCTACTACGCCAATCAGGCACCACCGCCGTACCAGCCGCCCGCCCATCACGGCGGGCACGCGCCGACCGCGCGGTACGGACACGGCGATTCGCCGCGGCCCTACCGCGGCGGATACGGCGATTCGCCTGGTCCGTTCCGGGGCGGTTACGCGGATTCGCCGCGCGGCTACCGAGGCGGGTATTCGGACTCGCCGGGGCCGTACGGCAGGGGCGGGCACCGCAAACGTCGCGGCAGCTTCCTCGAGAACCTGTTCGACTGA
- a CDS encoding VOC family protein has product MTAAIPKLGSVVLDCPEPIELARFYAAVLDWPAELDVSEDGGWVDLPNPSGGAVLAFQRVDGYLAPDWPSQERAQQFHLDLEVPDLDAAQERVLGLGAKLLDDKPRTFRVYADPAGHPFCLCVC; this is encoded by the coding sequence ATGACCGCCGCAATCCCGAAGCTGGGTTCCGTGGTGCTCGACTGTCCTGAGCCGATCGAGTTGGCCCGGTTCTACGCGGCCGTGCTCGACTGGCCCGCGGAGCTGGACGTGTCCGAGGATGGCGGATGGGTCGACCTGCCCAACCCCTCGGGCGGCGCGGTGCTCGCCTTTCAGCGTGTCGACGGGTACCTCGCGCCGGACTGGCCGTCGCAGGAGCGTGCGCAGCAGTTCCACCTCGATCTCGAGGTTCCCGATCTCGATGCGGCGCAAGAGCGCGTCCTCGGCCTCGGTGCCAAGTTGCTCGACGACAAGCCGCGGACGTTCCGCGTCTACGCCGATCCGGCGGGTCATCCGTTCTGCTTGTGCGTGTGTTGA
- a CDS encoding TetR/AcrR family transcriptional regulator yields MPRHVDHDARRRRIADAVCDLIADRGIEGVTLRDVAARAEVSMGAVQRTFPTGDLMLGFALDHIIAKTQERGARRIDTSGSKGSAKTLLSITLQEMSLAGSGQRAEATVWLTFTAAAAVREDFRAVLREHHEKSGKLLAWLIDYGKNAGEIRPDLNTAGETRALRTFVDGITQHFALGLVTTRSAHRLIDDHLRGWWTSREAKTRS; encoded by the coding sequence ATGCCAAGACACGTCGACCACGACGCGAGGCGGCGCCGGATCGCCGACGCGGTATGCGACCTGATCGCCGACCGCGGCATCGAAGGCGTCACCCTCCGGGACGTCGCCGCGCGAGCGGAGGTCTCGATGGGCGCCGTCCAGCGCACCTTCCCCACCGGGGATCTGATGCTCGGATTCGCCCTCGACCACATCATCGCGAAGACGCAGGAACGGGGCGCGCGCCGCATCGACACGTCCGGCAGCAAGGGTTCGGCCAAGACACTGCTGTCGATCACACTGCAGGAAATGTCCCTCGCCGGCTCCGGGCAGCGCGCCGAAGCGACGGTCTGGCTGACCTTCACCGCCGCCGCCGCGGTCCGCGAGGACTTCAGGGCGGTACTCCGCGAGCACCACGAAAAGAGCGGCAAACTACTGGCCTGGTTGATCGACTACGGCAAGAACGCCGGCGAAATCCGGCCCGATCTGAACACGGCAGGCGAGACGCGAGCGCTTCGAACGTTCGTCGACGGCATCACCCAGCACTTCGCGCTCGGGCTCGTCACCACGCGATCGGCACACCGGCTCATCGACGACCACCTCCGCGGCTGGTGGACCTCCCGCGAGGCGAAAACCCGGTCTTGA
- a CDS encoding CGNR zinc finger domain-containing protein, giving the protein MSERPEHPDAALVIAFLNTLDVEEGTDALHSAESWQSWAAERGLTPGHLTGARSARAALRAAAGDPDSMPREASAAIEVRVDTDGPAFATTSATGAVLGAAARLAVLGLWDRVKICPADDCRWAFYDQSRNHSRTWCSMRVCGNREKARAWRERAAAEPT; this is encoded by the coding sequence GTGAGCGAGCGACCCGAACACCCGGACGCCGCGCTGGTGATCGCCTTCCTGAACACGCTCGACGTCGAGGAAGGCACCGACGCGCTGCACTCCGCCGAATCATGGCAGAGCTGGGCAGCGGAACGTGGTTTGACGCCGGGACACCTGACCGGTGCGCGCTCGGCCCGAGCAGCGCTGCGGGCGGCCGCGGGCGACCCCGATTCGATGCCGCGCGAGGCGAGTGCGGCCATCGAAGTCCGCGTCGACACCGACGGGCCCGCGTTCGCGACGACGTCGGCGACCGGCGCGGTGCTGGGCGCTGCCGCGCGGCTGGCCGTGCTCGGCCTTTGGGACCGGGTGAAGATCTGCCCCGCGGACGACTGCCGCTGGGCGTTCTACGACCAGTCGCGCAACCACTCGCGCACGTGGTGCTCGATGCGGGTGTGCGGCAACCGGGAGAAGGCGCGCGCCTGGCGAGAGCGGGCCGCGGCCGAACCCACGTGA